A stretch of the Mesorhizobium huakuii genome encodes the following:
- a CDS encoding LacI family DNA-binding transcriptional regulator, with product MASSIHDLARHLNISIGTVSRALNGRADVNADTRQRVLDAAKKLNYSPNQSGRSLRQGATRSIAFMLQPHPGDQQYGEPFFIPFLIGLQGRLADYDLDLMVVMGEPGQYQQERLRRVVETRRADAVVLANTRREDDRIDYLSKAGFPFATLGRSQSGGDTYPSLDIDFEKAGCDAVDRLVARGHRRIAAIRPSHDLNFGYLFLDGYRKALQRHGIEVDPGLIADGFINEAGGYQVTPRVMLSKDRPTAIIFNNDAMALGGCKALAEMGIRPGHDIAVIVIVDTPLCRYFSPALTAFRPALEPMGRRLAEMLLASLPAFAGPEGPRIIHEVWPLELIARDSD from the coding sequence TTGGCGTCCAGCATCCACGACCTCGCGCGTCATCTGAACATTTCGATCGGCACCGTGTCGCGGGCGCTGAACGGCCGCGCCGACGTCAATGCCGACACCCGCCAGCGCGTGCTCGACGCCGCCAAAAAGCTGAATTATTCACCCAACCAGTCCGGCCGCAGCCTGCGCCAGGGCGCCACCCGTTCGATCGCCTTCATGCTGCAGCCGCATCCGGGCGACCAGCAATATGGCGAACCGTTCTTCATTCCATTCCTGATCGGTCTGCAGGGCCGGCTTGCCGACTATGACCTGGATCTGATGGTCGTCATGGGTGAGCCCGGCCAATATCAGCAGGAGAGGCTGCGCCGCGTGGTTGAGACGCGCCGGGCCGACGCGGTCGTGTTGGCCAATACACGGCGGGAAGACGATCGGATCGACTATCTCAGCAAGGCCGGCTTTCCCTTCGCCACGCTTGGCCGAAGTCAATCCGGCGGCGACACCTATCCTTCGCTCGATATCGATTTCGAGAAAGCCGGCTGCGACGCGGTCGACCGGCTGGTCGCGCGCGGCCACCGCCGCATCGCTGCCATCCGCCCTTCGCATGATCTCAACTTCGGCTACCTGTTCCTGGACGGCTACCGCAAGGCGCTGCAGCGACACGGCATCGAAGTCGACCCCGGCCTGATCGCCGACGGCTTCATCAACGAGGCCGGCGGGTACCAGGTGACGCCGCGCGTGATGCTCTCCAAGGACCGGCCCACCGCCATCATCTTCAACAACGACGCCATGGCGCTCGGCGGCTGCAAGGCGCTGGCCGAGATGGGCATCAGGCCAGGCCATGATATCGCGGTGATCGTCATCGTCGACACGCCGCTCTGCCGCTATTTCTCGCCGGCGCTGACCGCCTTCCGTCCGGCGCTGGAGCCGATGGGCCGGCGCCTGGCCGAAATGCTGCTGGCCTCCCTTCCCGCCTTCGCCGGCCCCGAGGGCCCGCGCATCATCCACGAAGTCTGGCCGCTGGAGCTGATCGCCCGCGACAGCGATTGA
- a CDS encoding Gfo/Idh/MocA family protein encodes MMNVVLVGCGAMSRQWLDAARQIDGLAIVGLVDLDAERAQARAREYDLAGIVIGTSLDAVLDQTSPDAVFDVVVPAARREVALSAFAHNCHLLTEKPLADSPENARAIIAAARQAGRIHAVVQNRRYVANVRRIRRFLDSGAIGTPTSIHADFFVAPHFGGFREEMAHVLLLDMAIHTFDAARYMAGGEPASVYCQEWEPANSWYRQGSSASAVFDLGGGKVFTYAGSWCADGFRTSWEGSWRIVAERGSLLWDGHDGLKAEVVASGRDGIIDKTQPIEVPLLDPADRVGGHLGIIQDFMRAVETGTEPETHGADNIKSLAMVFGAIESAETGRRVAIAREEL; translated from the coding sequence ATGATGAATGTCGTCCTCGTCGGCTGTGGCGCGATGAGCAGGCAGTGGCTCGATGCCGCGAGGCAGATCGACGGGCTCGCCATTGTCGGCCTTGTCGATCTCGACGCCGAACGGGCGCAGGCGAGGGCGCGCGAATACGACCTCGCCGGCATAGTCATCGGCACCAGCCTCGACGCAGTGCTCGACCAGACCAGCCCTGACGCGGTGTTCGATGTCGTGGTCCCTGCCGCCCGTCGCGAAGTCGCGCTTTCAGCCTTCGCCCACAATTGCCATCTGCTGACCGAAAAGCCGTTGGCCGACAGTCCGGAGAATGCTCGCGCCATCATCGCCGCCGCCCGCCAGGCGGGACGCATTCATGCGGTGGTCCAGAACCGCCGCTATGTCGCCAATGTCAGGCGCATCCGACGCTTTCTCGATTCCGGCGCCATAGGCACGCCGACCAGCATCCATGCCGATTTCTTCGTCGCGCCGCATTTCGGCGGCTTTCGCGAGGAGATGGCGCATGTGCTTTTGCTCGACATGGCGATCCACACATTCGACGCCGCTCGCTACATGGCCGGCGGCGAACCGGCCAGCGTCTATTGCCAGGAGTGGGAGCCGGCCAATTCCTGGTATCGGCAGGGTTCGTCGGCAAGTGCGGTCTTCGATCTCGGCGGCGGCAAGGTTTTTACCTATGCCGGCTCCTGGTGCGCCGACGGCTTTCGCACCAGCTGGGAGGGCAGCTGGCGCATCGTTGCCGAGCGCGGCAGCCTGTTGTGGGACGGCCATGACGGGCTGAAGGCGGAGGTGGTTGCGTCCGGCCGCGACGGTATCATCGACAAGACCCAGCCGATCGAGGTGCCGCTGCTCGACCCTGCCGATCGTGTCGGCGGCCATCTCGGCATCATCCAGGATTTCATGCGCGCGGTCGAAACCGGCACCGAGCCGGAAACGCATGGCGCCGACAACATCAAAAGCTTGGCCATGGTTTTCGGCGCCATCGAAAGCGCCGAGACCGGTCGGCGCGTGGCAATTGCAAGGGAAGAACTGTGA
- a CDS encoding sugar phosphate isomerase/epimerase family protein → MPNPLLDIRIGTMVRANLDDPAAYIKQILPLGFESIQPFFWQTLGGKDLPRLAGQIREAIGDADVIVSSLGVFGNPLEDGEVDRGVLAAWETVIDNAHLFGTSMVSGFTGRLRGKKLTDSLPRFREVWGPLAKRAADKGVRIAFENCAMDGNWAAGDWNIAHNPDAWELMFNELPDENLGLEWEPCHQLVYLIDPMPQIRKWAPRIFHVHGKDATVRWDVIREHGVFGRLPFVQMRTPGFGDSDWTRVISELRLAGYKGAIDIEGWHDPVYRGDLEITGQARALDYLKQCRGGASYLPNPT, encoded by the coding sequence ATGCCAAACCCGCTTCTCGACATCAGGATCGGCACCATGGTGCGGGCCAATCTCGACGACCCGGCAGCCTATATCAAGCAGATCCTGCCGCTCGGTTTCGAAAGCATCCAGCCCTTCTTCTGGCAGACCTTGGGCGGCAAGGACCTTCCACGCCTTGCCGGCCAGATCCGCGAGGCGATCGGCGATGCCGATGTCATCGTGTCTTCCCTGGGCGTGTTCGGCAATCCGCTGGAGGATGGCGAGGTCGATCGCGGTGTGCTTGCGGCTTGGGAAACGGTCATCGACAACGCGCATCTGTTCGGCACTTCGATGGTCAGCGGCTTCACCGGGCGCCTGCGCGGCAAGAAGCTGACCGACAGCCTGCCGCGCTTCCGCGAAGTGTGGGGTCCGCTGGCAAAACGCGCCGCCGACAAGGGCGTGCGCATCGCCTTCGAGAATTGCGCCATGGATGGCAACTGGGCCGCCGGCGACTGGAACATCGCCCACAATCCGGATGCCTGGGAGCTGATGTTCAACGAATTGCCTGATGAGAACCTTGGCCTCGAATGGGAACCCTGCCATCAGCTCGTCTATCTGATCGATCCGATGCCGCAAATCCGCAAATGGGCACCGCGCATCTTCCATGTCCATGGCAAGGACGCCACCGTGCGTTGGGATGTCATCCGCGAGCACGGCGTTTTCGGCCGGCTGCCCTTCGTGCAGATGCGCACGCCGGGCTTCGGCGACAGCGACTGGACGCGGGTGATCAGCGAATTGCGGCTGGCCGGCTACAAGGGCGCCATCGACATCGAGGGCTGGCACGACCCGGTCTATCGCGGCGATCTCGAAATCACCGGGCAGGCGCGGGCGCTGGACTATCTCAAGCAATGCCGGGGAGGCGCCAGCTACCTGCCAAATCCGACGTGA